A part of Oncorhynchus clarkii lewisi isolate Uvic-CL-2024 chromosome 17, UVic_Ocla_1.0, whole genome shotgun sequence genomic DNA contains:
- the LOC139370649 gene encoding transcription factor SPT20 homolog gives MLQTELVQMPILQKQPTAIPQQAWYPAQNPQQQKQLATMLQKPTAPMPQPQKQQATMPLQVWHPAQMPQQQKQPATEPKQQIEQTAMPQPLAELWHPDQFLQKQKQPVPMHLPQNELTAIPQQLWQTAQMPQQHKQPAAMLQQVWHLAQKQPVPMPQQPHNVWYPAKMVQKQQHYKSTEDGASSSTQASIVEQSGAIPIYSYSSKSHYENGRTVFSQTRYTPREAMPVDSGNAPKDSYVGIAAPSVNPSLVKDSAR, from the exons ATGCTGCAGACGGAACTGGTCCAAATGCCTATACTGCAGAAACAACCAACAGCTATACCCCAGCAAGCATGGTATCCAGCTCAAAATCCCCAGCAGCAGAAACAACTGGCCACCATGCTGCAGAAGCCAACAGCCCCAATGCCTCAACCGCAGAAGCAACAGGCCACCATGCCCCTGCAAGTatggcatccagctcaaatgcctCAGCAGCAAAAGCAACCAGCTACTGAACCTAAGCAGCAAATTGAACAGACCGCCATGCCCCAGCCACTTGCTGAATTGTGGCATCCAGATCAATTTCTCCAGAAGCAGAAGCAACCAGTCCCTATGCATCTACCGCAGAATGAACTGACTGCCATACCCCAACAACTGTGGCAAACGGCTCAAATGCCCCAGCAGCATAAGCAACCAGCTGCCATGCTTCAGCAAGTGTGGCATCTGGCACAGAAGCAACCGGTCCCTATGCCCCAGCAGCCTCACAACGTGTGGTATCCAGCTAAAATGGTCCAGAAGCAACAA CACTACAAAAGCACTGAAGATGGTGCCTCTAGTAGCACTCAGGCCAGCATCGTTGAACAGTCAGGTGCCATCCCAATCTATTCCTACAGTTCCAAATCGCACTACGAGAATGGCAGAACTGTCTTCTCCCAAACCCGCTACACTCCTAGGGAGGCTATGCCTGTTGACAGTGGAAATGCTCCCAAGGACAGTTATGTTGGTATTGCTGCACCAAGCGTAAATCCATCACTAGTGAAGGATTCTGCAAGGTAA